Proteins found in one candidate division KSB1 bacterium genomic segment:
- a CDS encoding GTP-binding protein produces the protein MAEGAAMIPTILLTGFLGAGKTTLLNRLIGHYADRRLVLLINEFGTVGIDGRLLREGNYEKVELNRGSLFCICVRTDFIAEVERIAQELRPDLLLIEATGLADTSEMEKMLALPALRSCVRVTACVCVVDCQTFPKIKGVLRAPVSQVRSADLVLVNKCDLVPPEVVEQVSAAVQDLAPHAQVLRTQFADFPLEILDTIRRPEVSATGPPGEGRPDPLFSYTLQAQGDFDRESWERFVASLGPGLTRMKGFISLEGQHTYVDATMANISLHHTGRPADGRNEVVIIGQGLQRAKLEASFLQALRRI, from the coding sequence GTGGCTGAAGGAGCTGCAATGATCCCCACCATTTTGCTCACTGGGTTTCTCGGTGCAGGCAAAACCACCCTCCTCAACAGACTGATCGGCCACTATGCTGACCGCCGCCTCGTGCTCCTCATCAATGAGTTTGGCACAGTCGGCATTGACGGGCGCTTGCTTCGGGAGGGGAACTATGAGAAGGTGGAGTTGAACCGGGGCAGCCTTTTCTGCATCTGCGTGCGCACCGACTTTATCGCAGAAGTAGAGCGCATCGCCCAGGAGCTGCGGCCGGACCTGCTGCTCATCGAGGCCACCGGCCTTGCCGACACCAGCGAGATGGAAAAGATGCTGGCTCTGCCTGCGTTGCGCAGCTGCGTGCGGGTTACCGCCTGTGTCTGCGTGGTAGACTGCCAGACCTTCCCCAAGATAAAGGGCGTGCTCAGGGCACCGGTGTCCCAGGTGCGGAGCGCCGACCTTGTGTTAGTAAACAAGTGCGACCTGGTGCCGCCGGAGGTGGTGGAACAGGTCTCTGCCGCGGTGCAGGATTTGGCTCCGCATGCTCAAGTGCTGCGCACACAGTTTGCCGACTTTCCTCTGGAGATCCTAGACACGATCCGACGGCCGGAGGTCTCTGCTACTGGCCCCCCAGGTGAAGGGCGACCTGATCCCCTCTTCTCGTACACTCTTCAGGCGCAGGGCGACTTTGATAGGGAAAGCTGGGAACGCTTCGTGGCCTCCCTCGGGCCCGGTCTGACGCGCATGAAAGGCTTTATCTCACTGGAAGGACAGCACACCTACGTAGACGCCACCATGGCGAACATATCGTTGCACCACACCGGGAGACCGGCAGATGGGCGCAACGAAGTGGTGATCATTGGCCAGGGGTTGCAGAGGGCGAAGCTGGAAGCCTCGTTTCTCCAAGCTCTGCGCCGGATTTGA